The Juglans regia cultivar Chandler chromosome 11, Walnut 2.0, whole genome shotgun sequence genome contains the following window.
CCTCCAAAAGTCAAAAAGAGAGATGCCTCAAGAAGAGTAAAGAAgttgaagaaagagaagaaggagaCGTCTCAACAAAGAGACTGCGTGCATTTATAATTAAGCATAACCGTTACAAGGAGGTGCTAAAAAACTGGGATTTTATAGTTAACCAGTTTGCTTATTGTTGTCTAGATCTTCCCTTGAAGGCAAAGACAAATATACGAAAAAGTTTGTCTTGGACTCTTGTTCACATCCAACCGGCCTTGGTGTATTCTTTGGAGGTTAGTAATTAATTAGGTATCGTACGTGTAACGTTCTGAGTTACCCAAAGCATAAAGCAGATTCCATTACCAATATGTGCGAGGAACCAAAAAAATACGTACGTACAACATGTTGGTCTAATTAGATGCCCATGTGATTTTGATATTTGTCATCGCCATATCCGCATGCAGGCATGatgcattaattattaaacCACATACGGCCTTCTACAGTCTAAATTAATTGTTACTATTAAGGGTAGAATACATTGAGTTGGCAAGTTTCTAATGCCAAAAGTACTTTACCAGAGTTATAAGATAAAGTTACGTTCGAGATTGGAGTTGAAAAAGTGCAACAGTGCCAAATTCAAAATTAAGGTTGTCTTtagatagtaagataatttCAAAGTCCTTCTTTGACATGTTTAATCCTCTAACCTGTATAAACTTTGCTATTCCccaatttttaaagaaatattgatcATTGCCTTCCTTGAGAGAGAAAATCCTATTCACACAAATCGAGCCTTCAAGGCTTAAGATAACTGGTGCTTCCATGGGGCCCAATATTTAATGGGCCGTCAATTCTTTTAAgcccaaatgaaaaatatgataACGAAATcaatattgataattttgtcCGCCACTGATATGAAGGcaacataataaatagtagctAGGTAAGGACAATAAAGAAGAATGCAAGGGAAAGCCAAAGAGACTGTGATGTGACAATGATGACATTAATAGTTAGTAAGGGGTGAAAAGGAAAGGCTTGAGAATTCAATTTGTTCCCCTAAACAAAAACTCTATCGTCTCACCACCATATATAATCATAACGACACGTATGATGCATGCAAAAACACTACCCTCTTTCCAAATCGACCTTCTAACTACATCCATCCccatccttttctttcttcctaaTTATGTGTACTATATAGCATGGGTCCCCTTCTTAAAATCTCTCTGGCTACTAACTTAATAATTTCTctctaaatttcaaataaaataagacaAAAATATTACCGTCACTGGTCTTAATTGTGACATACTTGGAACTAattcacaattattttataactctataataaaataaaataagagttattctattatcaagctgtatataataatagaatacGTCATCCACATCATTTAGATGGTAAgagttcaattttattttttaaatcaaataatgtCACGTAacactttttaatatatatatatatatatatatatatatttaaatgcaAACACATCAACTGTCGATTATCCAACATTTTTTGGaccaatatgaaaaaaaaaaaaaaaccattttacATTAGGCTGGATCAAAAGTGTCATCAATCTCGATAGGAATATAATCAACGAAAAGAAGGTAGACACTAGACAGGCATAGAACTATGAAAGGAACTTTATAGCTAGGGGGTCCATTTTAAACCAAAATTCGGGACGACTACATTAGGTTCTTTTTAGGCACGCtctctccaaaagtcattgaTTTTAATTGAGGTGACACGAGTCTCGAGTCTTGTTCCAAAGTTTGTCTTCTACAAATTTGGCTTCATCTCAAGAGTCTTATTACATACAATTAAATGCACAAATGTTATAcagttcatttgaaaaataaataaatttatttttaaaattttaatttttttatataaattttatatttatttatttatttttaaaataattatgcagcACCTGCGCTACGCAGCACTCACTTGTTTCTCTGATTTTAACAAGTGCTTCCGAAGATAAAAGAGCAGCCAGACGGAGCAAACAccaaagagctttgctacacaacctccaccacactccacactccacacttttttaaattttttaaatttttaatatttttttaaaaattttttttgagtttattctttttaaattatttcaaattttttattcattattcatataataaatatttaataaaagaaaaaaataataaaaattaaaaataatatagagtgtagaagttgtgtgaatagtaagaggttgaatagattttttgaaCACGAAAACCATACGAAATGTAGATAAGACAGCCACTGTGAAGTTGTTACATTGTCGCTAAATCTAAAAGTAACTTCTATTTGTTACGGTTTACTCGCGACCTATTCGGTTTTTATACGAAtgcttaataaataataaaataaaaattaaattatttattatattttatataaaaaattaaaaaaattatttaaaaatttaaaaacgttaaattatttattatattttatgtgagaatttaataaaattataatgattagatgagatgaattgaagtgGATTGAAAACTTGAAATGGATTAtgaatacaaacaaaaatatttataaaataagtttttaagaatattgtttttgtcttttaaatttaaaaaccacGTACAATTTTGTTTGTAAGCAAATATTCCTCAAACTACCATCTCAACTATCAATTATGTAaactattacaaaattacaatatgcCTCCTTTATAAAATACTTGATATGAACGCTTTcgctaaaataaaaatttaaaaagaattaaaaaaaagtcataaaatattagaaattaaacataaaaagtgacatttttaaataaaatatgaaaacgaaaaaaaaaaaaaaattttttaaaatgtacaaTAAATATTTTGCCAATTTTTGAAAACTCTTATGGTAATTATCAAAATTGATCATCTGGAAGTAAACAAATGTTACATGCGGCATATTATTTCACTAGTATTTTACTTTGTTGATgcgaaaaattattttaataattaataaagcaTAAGGTCTGAAGGTGCCACCATGTTTCTCACGTTGCTGTATGATCTCATTAAAGTCACTCATACACATCCAGGCCCTGCTGTCCAAGGGTTTTAATGCCCTTAACAGCTACCGGCTCCCTACTCTTTGTGCAGTTCGGGGTTGCCATAGAAACTAGTGAAAAACCATGTCTTCCTATTCTCATGATCAGTGACATTGGCAGAGATGTGAGAACTGATATAGGAGACAAGTTGTTCTTGATTGGTAGACTTCCACAAAAGTGCAAACCCCACCACTGCATGCCCTACTATCAACTACAAAGCTTCTGTCAAATCCAATCTTGTTTGTAATTCTTTCAACCCCCTCCCTCCTACTTTTGGTTTCTATCACAAACATTATGTTTGGACACTTTGTCTTCACCATAAAGTGAATTACTAAACCTTTGATAGTTCCAACTCAAGCACTTCATTATTACTGGTGGTGCTGCAAATCCTGAGTTATGCTCTTTTCAGGAATGAGcacctctttttatttttttgagtgacCATACTGATCACTACATTTACATATAGACCTCTCTTTCTTCCTACCACATAAATCAGTAATATGGTTATCCATTTCCAGAGAAGGTATCCCATCCAATTGAACTTCTCTTGTTCTTCTTTGccaacccatttttttttttagaaatgtcAAACTGTATTTAAAGATTTCAAAGTGGAGTGGCCAGTTACTTACTGAGTTGGTACGTTTGATATGAATAGCTGGAGAGTCCAAAGGGAAGTTACTTAGAAGCATTTCCACCAGTGTTATAAATTTCGTATCGTATTGACCGGTACAgtcgaaatattttgtttctataaTGTAGCCGGTACAGAAAAGGGTATAATTTTGTACTAGTCAGAATTTTAGCTGTTTCGGCCCGTACTggtcgatatttcggcctttactttttcctttttattttttttattttttcaaactataaactCATTTTTTCACCCTCTAATTCAAaccagactatttataatttagatataatttattcatatatagactattctgAAACGATATCGGTATCGAAATATCTTGTTTCAATACCTTGACCAAAACGCTCACCGGTACAAtcttcaaaacattgatttccACTCCTACTCGATCATTGTTCTCTTGGTCCTGCTCATCTTGAGAAGTTGTCTACTCTATATTAAAGAACCCAAGGTTGCTAGGATTCACCTGTTGGAGGCTCTTATCCATCTGGCTATTATCTACTCTTTTAATAGAATCTACCTCAATTGCTTTCCTTTGATAGTTTGTACATTGTGCTTCCCCCTGAGGTAAAATAACAGTTTGATTGATCATTAATACCCTGGTGTCCCCCTCCTCTACATTACTTTGAGTTGGAGTGGCCTGTATTTTGTGTCCTTTTCCCCCATATCTTCTGTATCCACGTCCATTAGAGTTCGCAAGTGTAGCTCTTAGCCAGTGACCATATTAGGATTTGTATGCACCATTTGTGTGAATCCTAGCTTTTGTTATTGCACAGGCCCTATCTGGGTGCTTAAGAACCCCACACTAGAAGCATAAAAGTgacaatatttcatatttgaattctATCCATCTTTGTTTCCCTTCCATTCTTATTAGTCTACCTCTAGCTAATGGTTTAGTGATGTCTATATTAACTTTGACTCTTAGAAACTTTCCACATCTACATCAACTATGATTACTTTTCTCCATAATGGATCCAAtacttttctctctttctatgGTCATAGCCACTAGAGACATATTGTGTAGCTGAATCCAAAAAGGTTCGTGAGTAAAATTAATCTCGCTAGGAGGTGTGTTATTATCAAATTCTAGGATACAAATCAAATGTTTGTTAAAAGACCAAGGTCTATCGTTAAGAACACGTTCTATATCCACTTCTTTATGAAATTAGATTAGAAAATGATTATGACCCACCTCATTAAAAGCTATATATTCTTTCGGATTCCAGATTTTAGTCATGGTCGATTTGAAGGCTTCCTtgtttacatttttcttttataagaatGATAATTATAAGACCTAGCTGGCCTCGTAGTATTGACCGTTTTGTACTCCtactttttcttcctctgtgAGATTGAACCATTTCCACAAACGCTCTAACTCTTCTACCATGATAGAAAATCAGAGATCCCACCTTCAATTTAGCTAGAAAGCAATAATTTTTTGCTCAATCACAAACCCTTAACCTTACCCTTCAACAAGGGAAAGGACCACCGCCTGGATAGACAATAGAAATTCCAAAACGGCAAGAGTCAAATAATTTCTATATGATGGAAGTGAATCCGACAAGCATAAATTATCTCCTAAGATCTGGATTAAAATGTTCCGTGGATTGAGAGAAACCAAGGTCGTTTTTGTAATTGTGATATTATAAAGCGGAAAAGAGCAACAAGTCACGCAGCAAACATGACTCTTTATGTATCTGCCACGCCGAGGTGCAGAAAGCCAGTGAATCAAATCATCACAACCCTACCCAAGCATCAAATAATCGCCATCAACTAACCATTAAATCGCCGAGTACCTTCCCTCTCCTCGTGACTCGGGAACTTTTTTTCCTAGAAGTCACGTCGCAGATTTCAGTGTTTCAGTGAGTATTTTCCATCTCTATTCTCTATAAACATTTTTCACAAACCAAAACTCACGCTACTTTAAGCGCGTGAATGAACTCCTACGTTGTTGCCGTCGCCTTCTAATGGTTCGTGTTATACACGCCGTCAGTATATATTATGTTGGGAATTGAACAAAGGGTTGTGGTACGGAGAGATGGTGATCTATGATACGTGGCAAACATCCGAGGAATTTTTCTTGTCATAATGGCCGTCGATGAAGGAGTCAGATTTCAGTTACTTGTTCTCAACCGTCTCAGTCGTAGAGAAAGAAAGGCACGTCGAGGAGACCATCGAACGGCCAATGAAGGCCAAGGCTTCGGAGAAACTCATCGGGGCCGTGGATCCTCATCCACTGCATGGGATGCCACGTGGAGAGGTTACACGGTGGCATGTTGTGGGACGGAAAGGATTGGGCTTTGTCTGATGTGGATGAAACGTGGgaatttattttgttggatGTTTCGGACATTCGGTGGTAATCCAACGGCCGTGAGGGACCACCCTGTGTGAGTCGTCGATTGTGGAATGACGTGAGGGTGGAGCTCGTGTATAAATGtgatgcgagagagagagagagaggaggtggCAGTTTCGGGACGCATTTAAGCGCGATTTTACGGTGCAAAAGCTTCGGGTTTTCTTCGGTCTTTTTTCAGAGCTTGTCCGTGAGCTTTTTGTGATAGAAGAATTGAGATTCAGAGCTCTGGTGTATGAAAGATTCTGTTTTCTTCCGTTCTCTTTTCGGAGCCTGTGCTTGTACATTTTGTAGAGGCGAGCTTCGGAACTCTGAATTTATTTACtgaacttttctttttgggtCCAAATTTCGACTCTCCGATATGATTGTTTTTCGATTACGCGAAAGAGTGACAATTGCTTGGGATTCAGTAGTGAAGATGGGTTTGGGACCTTTGGGTTTTGTAGCAGATTCGCGCATTAATGGTTCCTTTTATTCTAGAGTTTGAATGACTGTGATTCATCCGGTATTCTGATTCAAGGAGTTTTCACGGGCATttcaaagctttttttttttttttttgtatgcccattttacctctctctctctctctctggcccTTTTATCTGTTCTGTTGCTTTATTTTACGAAGAACCTGATTCTCTGAACATGATAAACGAATtacttttcttcctttttttgcCATCTCTTTGCTAGCTTTTTGTCTCTTCctctgtttctttttatttcaccGACGCGATCCTTACGAGCACTGCTACTCTAACTCTCATgctcagagagagagacggagagataTGCGGCaactaaaattgatttttatctttctttggAAAACCCAAACGCcactttttcagttttctttccGGCGAGCTTTTCGGTAAATactaaaacccaaaaagaaattctCTCTATGCTGTTCTCATTAACAACCTTCTTACATTTTCCTGCTGTTTTCATTATGGACCCAGaaacgatatttttttttccatactcTGATATTCTCTCTGACCCTTTCCCTTTTCTGTTATTGAAGAAACTCAAATTCTCGAAAGTAGAGTGAAGAATAAATCATCTAAAGGATCTGGAAAGTTCAGCGTTTCCTGTGGTTGGTTGGGCCCGATCGAGTTCTGAGCTTTCGAAGCCATTTTCAACTTCAGATGTTGGGAGGCCAGAAATGGACAAAGCTCGAGATGTGAGGCGTGGAGCCAGTCGGTTCTCTCTTGCCACGCCCAAGAATCTCTTCTCTGGTAAATTTTACTCCCACAGAAagatacaaaaagaaaacaaagctcCACCCCATTTTGTACTTGTCGTTATCTGGGCGTTCCTTGTTTCGCTTTGTGATAAGGCTCGCCGATTATAAGCGTCCCGTGTCCCTTATTATCTCCTTTCTCTCGGGCTCTTGTCTTTTATGTGTGTTTCTATTTGCGTGCGATTTTGAAGGGTCTGATGGTGTTTGTGGGAACTTCGTACATTCGGAAAGATCGAAGAAAGAGAGGCTAAGAAGATTGAGTGTTGTTGGTAGGACGAGCTCAAGCTACGAAGACTGCGAAATGGGTTGCGATCTGTCTGACAAAGGAGATGAGCTTCGATTACAAGCACCGTCTATGAGTACTTGTTCTAGCAAGAGATTTAAGATTCCAAAAAAGGTCGACAATTTTGATgagttgaagtttttttttatcgttcATTCTACATGCTTATTAATTGTttagcttttatttttctacagtTTTTTGATGACTGCAATGGAGTCGATCATGCCTCTGTTCCTAGAAAGCTGCGTTCAGGTGCGTGCTTCGCGAATTGAAAAGGCTGGTGGATTTTAGTTTTTACACAATTTTTCTTCGAGTGGACTGTccttaatttgatttttgtagCTTCTTTAATTGTTTGTTGTGATAACCTGAAGCCTCGGGTTTAATTTTAGGTTCGTTTTTCTTTGGTTCTGGGAAGTTTctttcgtcttttttttttttttccttttggtgtgtgtgtgttttgttgTTTCTGTGAGTTTGGATTAGGTCTGAAGCAAAACTGAggctttttgctttttctttctttttctgaaCGCAAGATTCTGTGTgttctaatttaattttgtttaaatattgatgctGCAACTTTTTTGGTGCATATGTTCTCTTAAATCTAGAACTGTGGTATTTGAGATTTTTGCTTCATTCTATTCTGAGTTCACTTTTCCTTGGGAGATACTTTTGCTTTTAGTGATTCGGAAAGCTTTTCTgaattaaatgtaaaaaaattgctTAGTATATTTTGTTGGATTAATGTTTGGGAACTTTCTTCTTTAACATGTACAGCAATGAAGAAGCGTAATTGTGAATCTATTTCTCCGGAATCTATTTCTCCACCTTTACCAGATTCAAAAAAGCTGAAAGATACAATCAGTGGAGTCCAAGCTTCACCCATAAAGAATGGTGCAAAGAAATCCAAACTCAATGTGGTTAGCTCTCTCTAGCTCCTCTACTATCAAAATATCCCCTACTTTTGCTTTTCTTCATTGTTCATTTCAACTATTGTTTTTGTAGAAACACGGAGGCTCAGACTGGTCCCCAGAACAGACTCTCTCTGGGCCAATAACAAAAGATGAGGAAGAAGTAGTAGAGACCTTGTATGCATTGGCCGGAATGTTCCCGAACAATGATGCAAATGAGAAGAGTAAAGTTGAAAGCAAATCCAGGGAACAAAAACCTGTGCCAGAATCAAGGGCGAGTCTAATGCCCATACAAGGTTTCTTCATTTTGCTCTTTGTACAGTattaagttttgataatttttttccctttgttttggTCTGTCTGTTAAGTCTTGTAGTTTATCAGATTCTGCAGTTACAAAAGACAACTTGAGCTCAATGCCCTTGATAACAGCCAAAGTTGTTGATCCTTCAGATAGATTGCCCAAAGAAActggaaaaatagtttttttggaCGAACCCAGTATTCAGGAACAACCGGATTTGCCCGCTGGAGAGAAAATCCGAATGGAATTAGATTGTTCTGTTCCTCAACTGAATCTAACTAGCATGCCATTCTTAGCTAGTAGTGACAATGGCAGTGTAAAGCCATTACACAATTCTGAGCTAAGCTTGGACACAGGGTgcgttgttttttctttttctttttagatgaTTAAGGGCTCTtaactttcccttttttttctttgtatataattctttttatattttttatgatccaGCGTATTAAATCTACCCACACAACCAGAAACCCCTCTAATTGAGAGGAAACCAGAGACGGCGTTGGGGGCAGCAACcgtaattttcttattttcaagtTCAGACTAAACGTTCTTTTAGTTATCTAGATCTGAATTTTATGGTTCATCTGGTTTGCTTTATAGGCCATAACCACTGCAAGTGAACTGGAACAACAAAATAGGACCAATGAGCCCAAGAAAAATGGTACACTTCTAGCTTGCTTGGAAGGTCTAATTATCATGTCTGGACTCGTGCTTCAGTTGCAAAAGCTGTTGTCTTTAATAGtgtttgatataaatattttgacacCATCACACTCTTTCTTTGATCAAAAGGTTCGATATTGTGGCCAGGATTGTCTTCAGTTGTCTCATTTGGTGGTGGGAGTCGTGGTCCTTCTTTGCAGTAATTTTCTTACATTCTTGTTCTTTTTGAACCCGCCATGTATCCGTTTTCTTGTTGCTCCCATGTCCTCATGCATTTAGGTATCTCAGGTCCTCTGATGCTAGAATTCCGGGTTGGCTTGATGCTGCTATGATTGCCTCCAGACACAGGTCATCTGAAAATGGTTCTTCGAGTGGAAAGGTGAACATTTATCTTATTCATGCTTCTTACCTGTCATTCCCAACTTTAAAAAACTTAGCTATGTTTCTTGAAGTGGTGTTTACTATTTCAAGCATCTGAATTGGTATGTGGTTGCTACACAGGTTTCAAAAGTGActgttgaaaaaaatacatggaAGAGGTGTGCTGCTCATGTTCATATAAGTCATCTCATTCAGATCTCAAAAATGCCAGAGAGCCAGGAGAGGTTGCTGCTGCAACTTAATCAATTGAGACCAGAGGAAGGATCAAATCTAGGATTTCTTATGGCAACCAATAGATTTGATGGGGTGAGAAACAGTTTAAATGGCGTAATGTCTTCTGCCGCTCTATGCAATTCTACCACTGAAAGAATTTCAAATGAAGCTAAAACTGATATTCTTCAGCCCCAGCGACTTCATCAAGATCAGCCCCAGGCTCCTCTGGCATCCGGGGTG
Protein-coding sequences here:
- the LOC109000876 gene encoding uncharacterized protein LOC109000876 isoform X2 gives rise to the protein MDKARDVRRGASRFSLATPKNLFSGSDGVCGNFVHSERSKKERLRRLSVVGRTSSSYEDCEMGCDLSDKGDELRLQAPSMSTCSSKRFKIPKKFFDDCNGVDHASVPRKLRSAMKKRNCESISPESISPPLPDSKKLKDTISGVQASPIKNGAKKSKLNKHGGSDWSPEQTLSGPITKDEEEVVETLYALAGMFPNNDANEKSKVESKSREQKPVPESRASLMPIQDSAVTKDNLSSMPLITAKVVDPSDRLPKETGKIVFLDEPSIQEQPDLPAGEKIRMELDCSVPQLNLTSMPFLASSDNGSVKPLHNSELSLDTGVLNLPTQPETPLIERKPETALGAATAITTASELEQQNRTNEPKKNGSILWPGLSSVVSFGGGSRGPSLQSSDARIPGWLDAAMIASRHRSSENGSSSGKVSKVTVEKNTWKRCAAHVHISHLIQISKMPESQERLLLQLNQLRPEEGSNLGFLMATNRFDGVRNSLNGVMSSAALCNSTTERISNEAKTDILQPQRLHQDQPQAPLASGVYTQQKQSLDFLSLSAGDGEIEAKNRANRAGNGLDPLSQFQVPYLYCPAQQQTLMPFTMPQTRYTSSAYPDQRSVAPAAAHQLQVAPYLGNPFRGPNPSPMAWTKQQQQQHQRLWAAQLAAHYRPGGTSTSMTQVSSWQQGRQDLPMLIPFAQTITPPSPSSLEVLGPKYTTVSQQQQHIMAIATSLPPARVKKQDHLISSVYEETGGGCHATGALPLQLLCNERR
- the LOC109000876 gene encoding uncharacterized protein LOC109000876 isoform X3; its protein translation is MDKARDVRRGASRFSLATPKNLFSGSDGVCGNFVHSERSKKERLRRLSVVGRTSSSYEDCEMGCDLSDKGDELRLQAPSMSTCSSKRFKIPKKFFDDCNGVDHASVPRKLRSAMKKRNCESISPESISPPLPDSKKLKDTISGVQASPIKNGAKKSKLNVKHGGSDWSPEQTLSGPITKDEEEVVETLYALAGMFPNNDANEKSKVESKSREQKPVPESRASLMPIQDSAVTKDNLSSMPLITAKVVDPSDRLPKETGKIVFLDEPSIQEQPDLPAGEKIRMELDCSVPQLNLTSMPFLASSDNGSVKPLHNSELSLDTGVLNLPTQPETPLIERKPETALGAATAITTASELEQQNRTNEPKKNGSILWPGLSSVVSFGGGSRGPSLQSSDARIPGWLDAAMIASRHRSSENGSSSGKVSKVTVEKNTWKRCAAHVHISHLIQISKMPESQERLLLQLNQLRPEEGSNLGFLMATNRFDGVRNSLNGVMSSAALCNSTTERISNEAKTDILQPQRLHQDQPQAPLASGVYTQQKQSLDFLSLSAGDGEIEAKNRANRAGNGLDPLSQFQVPYLYCPAQQQTLMPFTMPQTRYTSSAYPDQRSVAPAAAHQVAPYLGNPFRGPNPSPMAWTKQQQQQHQRLWAAQLAAHYRPGGTSTSMTQVSSWQQGRQDLPMLIPFAQTITPPSPSSLEVLGPKYTTVSQQQQHIMAIATSLPPARVKKQDHLISSVYEETGGGCHATGALPLQLLCNERR
- the LOC109000876 gene encoding uncharacterized protein LOC109000876 isoform X5, whose product is MDKARDVRRGASRFSLATPKNLFSGSDGVCGNFVHSERSKKERLRRLSVVGRTSSSYEDCEMGCDLSDKGDELRLQAPSMSTCSSKRFKIPKKFFDDCNGVDHASVPRKLRSAMKKRNCESISPESISPPLPDSKKLKDTISGVQASPIKNGAKKSKLNVKHGGSDWSPEQTLSGPITKDEEEVVETLYALAGMFPNNDANEKSKVESKSREQKPVPESRASLMPIQDRLPKETGKIVFLDEPSIQEQPDLPAGEKIRMELDCSVPQLNLTSMPFLASSDNGSVKPLHNSELSLDTGVLNLPTQPETPLIERKPETALGAATAITTASELEQQNRTNEPKKNGSILWPGLSSVVSFGGGSRGPSLQSSDARIPGWLDAAMIASRHRSSENGSSSGKVSKVTVEKNTWKRCAAHVHISHLIQISKMPESQERLLLQLNQLRPEEGSNLGFLMATNRFDGVRNSLNGVMSSAALCNSTTERISNEAKTDILQPQRLHQDQPQAPLASGVYTQQKQSLDFLSLSAGDGEIEAKNRANRAGNGLDPLSQFQVPYLYCPAQQQTLMPFTMPQTRYTSSAYPDQRSVAPAAAHQLQVAPYLGNPFRGPNPSPMAWTKQQQQQHQRLWAAQLAAHYRPGGTSTSMTQVSSWQQGRQDLPMLIPFAQTITPPSPSSLEVLGPKYTTVSQQQQHIMAIATSLPPARVKKQDHLISSVYEETGGGCHATGALPLQLLCNERR
- the LOC109000876 gene encoding uncharacterized protein LOC109000876 isoform X6, which gives rise to MDKARDVRRGASRFSLATPKNLFSGSDGVCGNFVHSERSKKERLRRLSVVGRTSSSYEDCEMGCDLSDKGDELRLQAPSMSTCSSKRFKIPKKFFDDCNGVDHASVPRKLRSAMKKRNCESISPESISPPLPDSKKLKDTISGVQASPIKNGAKKSKLNVKHGGSDWSPEQTLSGPITKDEEEVVETLYALAGMFPNNDANEKSKVESKSREQKPVPESRASLMPIQDSAVTKDNLSSMPLITAKVVDPSDRLPKETGKIVFLDEPSIQEQPDLPAGEKIRMELDCSVPQLNLTSMPFLASSDNGSVKPLHNSELSLDTGVLNLPTQPETPLIERKPETALGAATAITTASELEQQNRTNEPKKNGSILWPGLSSVVSFGGGSRGPSLQSSDARIPGWLDAAMIASRHRSSENGSSSGKVSKVTVEKNTWKRCAAHVHISHLIQISKMPESQERLLLQLNQLRPEEGSNLGFLMATNRFDGPQRLHQDQPQAPLASGVYTQQKQSLDFLSLSAGDGEIEAKNRANRAGNGLDPLSQFQVPYLYCPAQQQTLMPFTMPQTRYTSSAYPDQRSVAPAAAHQLQVAPYLGNPFRGPNPSPMAWTKQQQQQHQRLWAAQLAAHYRPGGTSTSMTQVSSWQQGRQDLPMLIPFAQTITPPSPSSLEVLGPKYTTVSQQQQHIMAIATSLPPARVKKQDHLISSVYEETGGGCHATGALPLQLLCNERR
- the LOC109000876 gene encoding uncharacterized protein LOC109000876 isoform X1, coding for MDKARDVRRGASRFSLATPKNLFSGSDGVCGNFVHSERSKKERLRRLSVVGRTSSSYEDCEMGCDLSDKGDELRLQAPSMSTCSSKRFKIPKKFFDDCNGVDHASVPRKLRSAMKKRNCESISPESISPPLPDSKKLKDTISGVQASPIKNGAKKSKLNVKHGGSDWSPEQTLSGPITKDEEEVVETLYALAGMFPNNDANEKSKVESKSREQKPVPESRASLMPIQDSAVTKDNLSSMPLITAKVVDPSDRLPKETGKIVFLDEPSIQEQPDLPAGEKIRMELDCSVPQLNLTSMPFLASSDNGSVKPLHNSELSLDTGVLNLPTQPETPLIERKPETALGAATAITTASELEQQNRTNEPKKNGSILWPGLSSVVSFGGGSRGPSLQSSDARIPGWLDAAMIASRHRSSENGSSSGKVSKVTVEKNTWKRCAAHVHISHLIQISKMPESQERLLLQLNQLRPEEGSNLGFLMATNRFDGVRNSLNGVMSSAALCNSTTERISNEAKTDILQPQRLHQDQPQAPLASGVYTQQKQSLDFLSLSAGDGEIEAKNRANRAGNGLDPLSQFQVPYLYCPAQQQTLMPFTMPQTRYTSSAYPDQRSVAPAAAHQLQVAPYLGNPFRGPNPSPMAWTKQQQQQHQRLWAAQLAAHYRPGGTSTSMTQVSSWQQGRQDLPMLIPFAQTITPPSPSSLEVLGPKYTTVSQQQQHIMAIATSLPPARVKKQDHLISSVYEETGGGCHATGALPLQLLCNERR
- the LOC109000876 gene encoding uncharacterized protein LOC109000876 isoform X4, with the protein product MDKARDVRRGASRFSLATPKNLFSGSDGVCGNFVHSERSKKERLRRLSVVGRTSSSYEDCEMGCDLSDKGDELRLQAPSMSTCSSKRFKIPKKFFDDCNGVDHASVPRKLRSAMKKRNCESISPESISPPLPDSKKLKDTISGVQASPIKNGAKKSKLNVKHGGSDWSPEQTLSGPITKDEEEVVETLYALAGMFPNNDANEKSKVESKSREQKPVPESRASLMPIQDSAVTKDNLSSMPLITAKVVDPSDRLPKETGKIVFLDEPSIQEQPDLPAGEKIRMELDCSVPQLNLTSMPFLASSDNGSVKPLHNSELSLDTGVLNLPTQPETPLIERKPETALGAATAITTASELEQQNRTNEPKKNGLSSVVSFGGGSRGPSLQSSDARIPGWLDAAMIASRHRSSENGSSSGKVSKVTVEKNTWKRCAAHVHISHLIQISKMPESQERLLLQLNQLRPEEGSNLGFLMATNRFDGVRNSLNGVMSSAALCNSTTERISNEAKTDILQPQRLHQDQPQAPLASGVYTQQKQSLDFLSLSAGDGEIEAKNRANRAGNGLDPLSQFQVPYLYCPAQQQTLMPFTMPQTRYTSSAYPDQRSVAPAAAHQLQVAPYLGNPFRGPNPSPMAWTKQQQQQHQRLWAAQLAAHYRPGGTSTSMTQVSSWQQGRQDLPMLIPFAQTITPPSPSSLEVLGPKYTTVSQQQQHIMAIATSLPPARVKKQDHLISSVYEETGGGCHATGALPLQLLCNERR